From Cannabis sativa cultivar Pink pepper isolate KNU-18-1 chromosome 8, ASM2916894v1, whole genome shotgun sequence, a single genomic window includes:
- the LOC115699148 gene encoding basic leucine zipper 61 isoform X1 translates to MAQLPPKIPNMTLPNWPDVVSHGKLSSLATNNIHNNNNNPSWVDEFLDFSTARRGSHRRSVSDSITFLEAPMLDECRGGGGAGSVVAPPQGGATLPGSGGHGEFDRFDDEQFMSMFNDEMASMAVAGPNVSSSNPSTPSDHNSINDEKEMQVDRSSSKQQQHVKNESEEVDSQCNSDSNPNPNGTTTTNAANDRIIDPKRVKRILANRQSAQRSRVRKLQYISELERSVTSLQAEVSVLSPRVAFLDHQRLLLNVDNSALKQRIAALAQDKIFKDAHQEALKREIERLRQVYHQQNMNKMENNNVGQSPSSMGDTTKSSIDKNDQQLLNVSS, encoded by the exons ATGGCACAGTTACCACCTAAAATTCCAAACATGACATTACCCAATTGGCCCGACGTCGTTTCACACGGGAAGCTTTCATCATTAGCTACGAATAatattcataataataataataacccaTCATGGGTTGATGAATTCCTCGATTTCTCTACAGCCAGGCGAGGTTCCCACAGGAGATCGGTAAGTGATTCCATCACTTTCCTCGAAGCGCCAATGCTGGACGAGTGCCGCGGCGGCGGAGGAGCCGGCTCCGTAGTTGCGCCGCCGCAAGGAGGAGCGACGCTTCCTGGGAGCGGTGGTCACGGAGAGTTCGATAGATTTGATGACGAACAGTTTATGTCGATGTTCAACGACGAAATGGCTTCGATGGCGGTTGCCGGGCCCAACGTGTCGTCTTCGAACCCTTCTACACCATCCGATCATAACAGCATCAACGACGAGAAGGAAATGCAGGTGGATCGGAGTAGTAGTAAGCAACAGCAGCACGTTAAGAATGAGTCGGAAGAAGTGGATAGCCAATGCAACTCCGATTCAAACCCCAACCCCAATGGGACAACGACAACAAACGCTGCAAACGACAGAATAATTGATCCCAAAAGGGTCAAGAG AATCTTGGCGAACAGACAATCTGCACAGAGATCACGGGTCAGAAAGCTACAGTACATCTCAGAGCTTGAACGCAGTGTTACTTCCTTgcaa GCTGAAGTTTCAGTGCTTTCACCGCGAGTTGCGTTTTTGGATCATCAACGCTTGCTTCTTAATGTTGACAACAGTGCTCTTAAGCAAAGAATCGCGGCTTTGGCTCAGGATAAGATTTTCAAAGATG CTCATCAAGAAGCACTAaagagagaaatagagagaTTGAGGCAAGTATATCACCAACAAAATATGAACAAGATGGAAAATAATAATGTTGGTCAATCACCATCATCAATGGGAGACACTACTAAATCTTCAATTGATAAAAATGATCAGCAGCTTCTCAATGTTTCTTCGTaa
- the LOC115699148 gene encoding basic leucine zipper 61 isoform X2 encodes MAQLPPKIPNMTLPNWPDVVSHGKLSSLATNNIHNNNNNPSWVDEFLDFSTARRGSHRRSVSDSITFLEAPMLDECRGGGGAGSVVAPPQGGATLPGSGGHGEFDRFDDEQFMSMFNDEMASMAVAGPNVSSSNPSTPSDHNSINDEKEMQVDRSSSKQQQHVKNESEEVDSQCNSDSNPNPNGTTTTNAANDRIIDPKRVKRILANRQSAQRSRVRKLQYISELERSVTSLQAEVSVLSPRVAFLDHQRLLLNVDNSALKQRIAALAQDKIFKDG; translated from the exons ATGGCACAGTTACCACCTAAAATTCCAAACATGACATTACCCAATTGGCCCGACGTCGTTTCACACGGGAAGCTTTCATCATTAGCTACGAATAatattcataataataataataacccaTCATGGGTTGATGAATTCCTCGATTTCTCTACAGCCAGGCGAGGTTCCCACAGGAGATCGGTAAGTGATTCCATCACTTTCCTCGAAGCGCCAATGCTGGACGAGTGCCGCGGCGGCGGAGGAGCCGGCTCCGTAGTTGCGCCGCCGCAAGGAGGAGCGACGCTTCCTGGGAGCGGTGGTCACGGAGAGTTCGATAGATTTGATGACGAACAGTTTATGTCGATGTTCAACGACGAAATGGCTTCGATGGCGGTTGCCGGGCCCAACGTGTCGTCTTCGAACCCTTCTACACCATCCGATCATAACAGCATCAACGACGAGAAGGAAATGCAGGTGGATCGGAGTAGTAGTAAGCAACAGCAGCACGTTAAGAATGAGTCGGAAGAAGTGGATAGCCAATGCAACTCCGATTCAAACCCCAACCCCAATGGGACAACGACAACAAACGCTGCAAACGACAGAATAATTGATCCCAAAAGGGTCAAGAG AATCTTGGCGAACAGACAATCTGCACAGAGATCACGGGTCAGAAAGCTACAGTACATCTCAGAGCTTGAACGCAGTGTTACTTCCTTgcaa GCTGAAGTTTCAGTGCTTTCACCGCGAGTTGCGTTTTTGGATCATCAACGCTTGCTTCTTAATGTTGACAACAGTGCTCTTAAGCAAAGAATCGCGGCTTTGGCTCAGGATAAGATTTTCAAAGATGGTTAG